From Polaribacter butkevichii, a single genomic window includes:
- a CDS encoding T9SS type A sorting domain-containing protein has product MQKITFKNIVFLLSCFVAFQVSAQESFPGEGNYRIQLLTEGLYPTIPSTYNTNKDGNNPDSIPLEELADTDNSQIFTFKEAGGFFSFAGEAYRTYTIASAQLSPLTYLHLRNAEYTGSGSRMTLRELDDPQMPKVEHRTFIVIPRALPDEEGGDTYFQIRSIVTPDDDGSGEITGYNNNNVYMVSTNGRDFVNHAGPYNATSRWLLEPATVVLSTKTVGFETVAISNPVKDQLTIKGLSAAIKDISVYNLLGNQVITSKVNGKSLVEINLNTLASGVYIVKLSGDNATFSKKIIKE; this is encoded by the coding sequence ATGCAAAAAATTACATTTAAAAACATTGTCTTTTTATTGTCTTGCTTTGTTGCCTTTCAAGTATCTGCTCAAGAAAGTTTTCCTGGAGAAGGTAATTATAGAATACAACTTTTAACGGAAGGTTTGTATCCTACAATTCCTAGTACTTATAATACAAATAAAGATGGCAATAACCCAGATAGTATTCCTTTAGAAGAATTGGCAGATACAGATAATTCTCAAATATTTACTTTTAAAGAAGCAGGAGGCTTCTTTTCATTTGCAGGAGAAGCGTATAGAACGTACACCATTGCAAGTGCTCAATTATCTCCTCTAACCTATTTGCACTTAAGAAATGCAGAATATACAGGTTCTGGAAGTAGAATGACTTTGCGTGAACTTGATGATCCACAGATGCCAAAGGTAGAACATAGAACTTTTATAGTAATACCAAGAGCATTACCAGATGAAGAAGGAGGAGATACTTATTTTCAAATTAGATCTATTGTTACTCCAGATGATGACGGTTCTGGAGAAATAACTGGTTATAATAACAATAATGTATATATGGTATCTACAAATGGACGTGATTTTGTAAACCACGCAGGTCCTTATAATGCTACTTCTAGATGGTTGTTAGAACCAGCTACAGTTGTATTAAGTACTAAAACCGTAGGTTTTGAAACCGTTGCTATTTCAAACCCTGTAAAAGACCAATTAACAATTAAAGGTTTAAGTGCAGCTATTAAAGATATTAGTGTTTATAATTTACTAGGTAATCAAGTTATAACAAGCAAAGTGAATGGAAAATCTTTAGTAGAGATAAATTTAAACACACTTGCAAGCGGTGTTTATATTGTTAAGTTAAGTGGTGACAATGCTACTTTTAGTAAAAAAATAATTAAGGAGTAA